In Aspergillus luchuensis IFO 4308 DNA, chromosome 1, nearly complete sequence, the following are encoded in one genomic region:
- a CDS encoding putative mitochondrial respiratory complex I chaperone (Cia84) (COG:S;~EggNog:ENOG410PIHE;~InterPro:IPR011990;~go_function: GO:0005515 - protein binding [Evidence IEA]) — MQSHLTRRVFRAILNNEPLSSSRCHYRLLHTARSHRSRKLGPLCPYHAQRRGLFAFAAPTAEPQPAILPSETGLKPMRDLLRSLSDQSRGPANGILAKAFQDFVVARAETPGIITNYHAKLLVTTWKYLRAREGELERMEWQKVFSTENLENLLYVLSEAKCLPEAHETVRKMARLAFLELCADHGFGNNHVSRPALLSYIHIQAMLGNPDEARHVVENFWNRLSKTSPSPWLTVMKGYAIINDRNQLRRTTEKLNEHGIMFDQHAHEELVSILVEQDLLAALKMVYESLSLSGEEPSVPAKEAVIRYAILKAETDWASSIFESLSHAPISETINITLLWEAVQTKSAAAVQEKARILTSGNQEASESLTITCVNDLMEYANSIKNPELTVEFASLASQWGLEPDLQTYLLRLEAYIQAGDVKTALSSMEDLHDPETIMLENLPLMNKLITVLCYSSQEDAVVEKVGSLTDPLFENNVRLEANTLAALTHMLLYRREWEAVSELLRPRLGLYDSEERTKVRNTLTNFITDLTQETDDAWEMYRLLQLAFPESGVSLRTEIMTSFFKRDRSDLAFLVFGHMRQAEDFARRPKPDTYARCFQGLARTQDAKNLELVHNMLKLDVEVDLNTRLLNGLMLAYAACDMPEKALDVFRDILQSDEGPSHKTITIFFKTCEKHHNGIQEAMRMMSKVKRLEITVDRQLYMAYVEALAAQCEFDLATEALDKMQAETGYLPTRNSIGLLYNAIPYQYWKDEVEKWAKDKYPDLWAQLEQIERTEYEEGPKFNIKDNEVVV; from the exons ATGCAGTCCCACCTGACTAGAAGGGTCTTTCGGGCCATCTTGAATAATGAGCCTCTTTCATCATCACGCTGTCACTATCGCCTCCTGCATACTGCTCGTAGCCATCGATCCCGCAAGCTAGGTCCTCTCTGTCCATACCATGCCCAGCGACGCGGGCTTTTCGCTTTTGCGGCTCCAACTGCCGAACCTCAACCTGCGATTCTGCCCTCTGAAACTGGATTGAAGCCAATGCGAGACTTGCTGAGATCACTAAGTGACCAGAGCAGAGGCCCCGCCAATGGAATTCTGGCCAAAGCTTTCCAGGACTTTGTCGTTGCACGCGCGGAAACTCCTGGAATCATTACGAACTACCATGCGAAGCTGCTTGTTACTACCTGGAAGTACCTCAGAGCCCGCGAGGGGGAACTGGAACGCATGGAATGGCAAAAGGTCTTTTCCACCGAGAATCTCGAGAATCTCCTCTACGTCCTGTCGGAGGCAAAATGTTTGCCAGAGGCGCACGAAACCGTGCGAAAGATGGCCCGTCTAGCTTTCTTGGAGCTTTGTGCGGACCATGGATTTGGGAACAATCACGTCAGCCGTCCTGCGCTTCTATCTTACATTCATATCCAGGCAATGCTTGGTAACCCAGATGAGGCGCGGCATGTAGTCGAGAACTTCTGGAACCGACTGAGCAAGACCAGTCCCTCCCCTTGGCTCACAGTCATGAAAGGATATGCCATTATCAACGACAGAAACCAGCTCAGACGCACCACGGAAAAGCTGAACGAGCACGGCATTATGTTTGATCAGCATGCTCATGAAGAGCTGGTCAGCATCCTCGTTGAACAGGACCTGCTAGCGGCATTGAAAATGGTCTACGAGAGTCTCTCGCTTTCCGGAGAAGAACCCTCCGTTCCCGCGAAGGAAGCTGTCATCCGCTACGCAATCCTGAAGGCCGAGACAGATTGGGCAAGCTCGATCTTCGAGTCGCTTTCGCACGCACCGATTTCGGAGACCATCAATATCACGCTTCTCTGGGAAGCTGTTCAAACTAAGAGTGCTGCGGCCGTCCAGGAGAAGGCCAGAATTCTGACCTCCGGGAACCAAGAGGCCAGCGAATCACTCACCATCACATGCGTGAACGATCTGATGGAATACGCCAACTCTATCAAGAATCCTGAATTGACCGTAGAGTTCGCTTCTCTCGCCTCCCAGTGGGGCCTGGAGCCGGACTTGCAAACGTACCTACTGCGACTGGAAGCGTACATTCAAGCTGGGGATGTGAAGACTGCACTGAGCTCCATGGAAGATCTGCACGACCCAGAGACCATCATGCTCGAGAACTTGCCATTGATGAACAAGCTGATCACCGTCCTTTGCTACTCAAGCCAGGAGGATGCCGTGGTGGAGAAAGTGGGCTCTCTCACCGATCCGTTGTTCGAGAACAACGTCCGGTTGGAAGCAAACACTCTGGCAGCGCTGACACACATGCTATTGTACCGTCGTGAGTGGGAGGCCGTCTCCGAGCTCCTTCGTCCACGTCTCGGGCTCTACGACTCCGAAGAAAGAACCAAAGTCCGCAATACCCTCaccaacttcatcaccgaTCTGACCCAGGAAACCGATGACGCCTGGGAAATGTACAGACTACTCCAGCTCGCGTTCCCTGAATCCGGCGTCAGCCTGAGAACCGAGATCATGACCTCATTCTTCAAGCGAGACCGTAGCGACCTAGCCTTCCTGGTCTTCGGACACATGCGACAAGCAGAAGACTTCGCACGACGACCCAAACCCGACACCTACGCGCGGTGTTTCCAAGGCCTCGCGCGAACCCAAGACGCCAAGAACCTCGAATTGGTCCACAACATGCTCAAGCTCGACGTGGAAGTCGACCTCAATACGCGCCTCCTAAACGGCCTCATGCTGGCATACGCCGCCTGCGATATGCCCGAAAAAGCGCTGGACGTATTCCGCGACATCCTGCAATCGGACGAAGGCCCATCCCATaaaaccatcaccatcttcttcaagaCATGCGAAAAACACCACAACGGAATCCAGGAGGCCATGCGAATGATGAGCAAGGTCAAGCGTCTCGAAATCACCGTCGATCGCCAACTGTACATGGCATACGTCGAGGCCTTGGCCGCACAGTGCGAGTTTGATCTTGCCACTGAAGCGCTGGATAAGATGCAGGCTGAGACTGGATACCTGCCGACTCGCAACTC GATCGGATTACTCTACAACGCCATCCCGTATCAGTACTGGAAGGATGAGGTTGAGAAGTGGGCCAAGGATAAATACCCCGATCTGTGGGCGCAGTTGGAACAGATCGAGCGGACCGAGTATGAAGAAGGGCCGAAATTTAACATCAAGGACAATGAGGTGGTCGTCTAG
- a CDS encoding mitochondrial 37S ribosomal protein bS18m (BUSCO:EOG09264XLN;~COG:J;~EggNog:ENOG410PQXB;~InterPro:IPR036870,IPR001648;~PFAM:PF01084;~go_component: GO:0005840 - ribosome [Evidence IEA];~go_function: GO:0003735 - structural constituent of ribosome [Evidence IEA];~go_process: GO:0006412 - translation [Evidence IEA]) — MALHLFSWSPLRTVGSAFGSVSAAASVACRWNSTAAAPNPAPQRGPRSRSPKVYNRRRGPVDRRRFLEEQRAQSESRALERYQTREWKAGDLYAPHDLSPAEMKKWRKRYSPSTDAFDALNLNPLDLYKNFSVMSEYITSMGRIKHRNMTGLRPVNQRKISKAIRRAVGLGLMPSVHRHPEVLAAEARSRMEGGSGY; from the exons ATGGctcttcatctcttttcGTGGTCGCCTTTGCGCACCGTTGGCTCGGCCTTTGGGTCggtgtctgctgctgctagtgTTGCTTGTCGCTGGAATTcgacggctgctgctccgAATCCCGCTCCTCAGCGTGGTCCCAGATCTCGGT CTCCCAAAGTGTACAACCGCCGTCGTGGGCCAGTGGACCGCCGCCGATTCCTCGAGGAGCAGCGGGCTCAGAGTGAGAGCAGGGCCTTGGAGAGGTACCAGACGCGTGAATGGAAAGCCGGTGATCTCTATGCCCCTCATGACCTCAGCCCGGCagagatgaagaaatggAGGAAGCGCTACAGTCCCTCGACTGATGCCTTTGACGCACTGAACCTGAACCCTCTGGATTTGTATAAG AACTTCTCTGTCATGTCGGAATATATTACCTCGATGGGTCGGATAAAGCACAGGAACATGACGGGTCTGCGGCCCGTTAACCAGCGCAAGATCTCCAAGGCCATTCGGAGAGCTGTTGGACTTGGTCTCATGCCCAGTGTTCACCGACACCCGGAAGTTCTGGCGGCCGAAGCAAGGTCGcggatggagggaggaagtGGTTATTGA
- the AIP1 gene encoding WD40 repeat domain-containing protein (BUSCO:EOG092619L1;~COG:Z;~EggNog:ENOG410PI4U;~InterPro:IPR024977,IPR036322,IPR015943,IPR001680, IPR019775,IPR020472,IPR017986;~PFAM:PF12894,PF00400;~go_function: GO:0005515 - protein binding [Evidence IEA]), which translates to MSITNESIWAASPSTTRGQPTQLSADAKGERIAYAANKSVFLRSIDNPAIARQYTEHKTQTTVARFSPSGFYVASGDASGIVRVWDCVGEGITKGEYSIVNGRINDLAWDGDSQRIIAVGDGKQRYGHCISWDSGNTVGEIYGHTQQINSVSIRQQRPLRAAAAGDDKNLVFYHGAPFKFNTGIRDKHTNYIYGVGFSPDGSTLVSVGADRKIWLYDGKTGEVRGQIGEGEHNGSIFGLSWSKDSRKFATASADKTVKIWDVEAGKVTQSWNMGEEGAANVKDQQVGVVWPQGRSDGLLISLSLSGDLNYLVEGTPKPRQVVQGHQKNITSLTQSRSGSDAETLWTGSFDGRVCSWDVPTGAAEEMEGDSHTTYIACLAPTQEGNGRIYSVAWDDTIRSVDIGAKTYTGISSKLSGQPKGVAAANDLVLVGASESVEIYKDGQKTGDFKPDFPVTAVAAHGNVAAIGGENATVQILDIAASSLSPKATIKATRNAVSALSFSPDGSLLAVGDSRGRILVYKVADGSLVTDRWTAHTSRITSLAWNDDNDHLTSGSLDTNIFVWSLSKPGDWLQVSNAHKEGVNGVAWIAGGSKIASAGADAAVKVWKVEGLN; encoded by the exons ATGTCTATCACGAATG AATCCATCTGGGCTGCCagcccctccaccaccagggGTCAGCCCACCCAGCTTTCTGCGGACGCCAAGGGCGAACGGATCGCATATGCG GCAAACAAATCGGTTTTCCTCCGCTCGATTGACAACCCCGCCATCGCCAGGCAGTACACCGAACATAAGACGCAGACCACTGTTGCCCGCTTCTCACCCTCGGGCTTCTATGTTGCCAGTGGTGATGCTAGTGGTATAGTGAGAGTCTGGGACTGTGTTGGAGAGGGTATCACCAAAGGTGAATACAGCATTGTGAATGGTCGGATCAATGATCTTGCCTGGGATGGCGATTCCCAGCGCATCATTGCTGTCGGTGACGGAAAGCAGCGGTACGGTCACTGCATTTCTTGGGACAGTGGTAACACTGTCGGCGAGATCTATGGTCACACGCAACAGATCAATTCCGTCTCGATCAGGCAGCAAAGGCCGTTGCGGGCTGCTGCCGCGGGTGATGACAAGAATCTAGTCTTCTACCACGGCGCACCATTCAAATTCAACACCGGAATCCGTGACAAGCATACCAACTACATCTATGGAGTCGGCTTCAGCCCGGATGGCTCGACATTGGTCAGTGTTGGCGCGGACCGCAAGATCTGGCTGTACGATGGCAAGACGGGAGAAGTCAGAGGCCAGATTGGCGAAGGAGAGCACAACGGCAGTATTTTCGGCCTTTCTTGGTCTAAAGACTCGCGGAAATTTGCCACAGCCAGCGCAGATAAGACTGTTAAGATTTGGGATGTGGAAGCGGGCAAGGTTACCCAGAGTTGGAAcatgggagaggaaggggctGCAAATGTCAAGGACCAGCAGGTCGGAGTGGTCTGGCCTCAGGGACGAAGCGATGGTCTGCTGATCAGTCTTTCGTTGAGCGGCGACCTTAACTACCTAGTTGAAGGCACCCCGAAGCCCAGACAGGTCGTCCAGGGACACCAGAAGAATATCACGTCCTTGACCCAGTCTCGCTCTGGCAGCGATGCTGAGACCTTGTGGACTGGAAGCTTTGACGGCCGGGTGTGCAGCTGGGATGTTCCCACGGGGGCCgcagaagaaatggaaggcGACAGCCACACGACCTACATCGCATGTCTCGCGCCTACACAGGAAGGCAATGGTCGGATCTACAGCGTCGCCTGGGACGACACCATTCGCTCCGTGGATATTGGTGCTAAGACTTATACCGGAATCTCTTCTAAGCTGTCGGGACAGCCTAAGGGCGTTGCAGCCGCAAATGACTTGGTGTTAGTGGGAGCGTCGGAGAGCGTGGAGATCTACAAGGACGGACAGAAGACTGGCGACTTCAAGCCTGACTTCCCAGTCACTGCAGTTGCGGCCCATGGCAACGTTGCAGCTATCGGAGGTGAAAACGCGACCGTCCAGATCTTGGATATCGCGGCCTCGAGCCTTTCCCCCAAGGCTACCATCAAGGCCACGCGGAATGCGGTGTCTGCCTTGTCTTTCTCCCCCGACGGATCTCTCTTGGCTGTGGGCGACTCTCGGGGCCGCATCCTTGTTTACAAGGTCGCAGACGGTAGCCTTGTTACGGATCGTTGGACGGCGCACACTTCTCGAATTACTTCACTTGCCTGGAACGACGACAATGACCACCTGACCAGCGGATCATTGGATACCAACATCTTCGTCTGGAGTTTGTCCAAGCCCGGCGACTGGCTTCAGGTGTCTAACGCTCACAAAGAAGGCGTGAATGGTGTTGCCTGGATCGCCGGAGGATCTAAGATTGCCTCAGCTGGTGCTGATGCGGCAGTTAAGGTATGGAAAGTGGAAGGTCTCAATTAG
- the GDH2 gene encoding glutamate dehydrogenase (NAD(+)) (BUSCO:EOG09260E8K;~COG:E;~EggNog:ENOG410QE6V;~InterPro:IPR036291,IPR028971,IPR016210,IPR006096;~PFAM:PF00208;~go_function: GO:0004352 - glutamate dehydrogenase (NAD+) activity [Evidence IEA];~go_function: GO:0016491 - oxidoreductase activity [Evidence IEA];~go_process: GO:0006520 - cellular amino acid metabolic process [Evidence IEA];~go_process: GO:0019551 - glutamate catabolic process to 2-oxoglutarate [Evidence IEA];~go_process: GO:0055114 - oxidation-reduction process [Evidence IEA]) has product MVSPAPSSSPLSDGHLNGNNTLPMRTGPKLYGSNDGSQSGAGTPLGFQRHPHNKILDNVAGSSVRQPSPQPTHLAIPGGGQHRILSEEDPGYVAAKFEGKEKQMEQVMDQLEKKGFIPIEFVVGETEWFYNQLGIDDTYFQTESVDAIVTQILSLYAAKVAAYARDDKKLEIRLDKEAEDHAVYIDTSKPGIATVEGPGYEQRIDKKYINPSTQGNSYRVETFRSPTPIPGDDGQQLRCYFVYKCQFANPNPDPYETNIDIIGEKRFLQKATPNTKAIYQEIISNAVSRSGPVIELFEIEKSREKRLVIAYRQGSAMGLFSALSDLYHYYRLTSSRKYLENFSNGITVISLYLRPLPNKEIAAKYPPIEAAIHQIIKEVSLLYCIPQNKFQHHFASGRLSLQETIYAHCAWVFVQQFLNRLGSEYISLTDLLDSNNSVHAELLAKIKKRLRTETFTSDYILEIVNKYPELIHKLYLDFANTHYVQTRGPAEDDFLPTLSYLRLQVDEVLDGHKLKQLISSTAANEHDEMVMSAFRVFNASILKTNFFTPTKVALSFRLNPDFLPEHEYPQRLYGMFLVISSEFRGFHLRFRDIARGGIRIVKSRNKEAYSINARSLFDENYNLANTQQRKNKDIPEGGAKGVILLDVNHQDKARVAFEKYIDSILDLLLPPVSPGIKDPIVDLHGKDEILFMGPDENTAELVDWATEHARNRGAPWWKSFFTGKSPKLGGIPHDTYGMTTLSVRQYVLGIYRKLKIDPSTIRKLQTGGPDGDLGSNEILLSNEKYTAIVDGSGVIVDPQGLNHEELVRLAKKRATISEFDLSKLSPKGYRVLVDESNVHLPSGELVHNGMIFRNLFHLRRDQQYDTFVPCGGRPESIDLSTVGKLIKDGKATIPYIVEGANLFITQDSKLRLERAGCILFKDASANKGGVTSSSLEVLASLSFDDEEFVENMCIREDGTVPTFYSEYVKQVQEVIKSNATLEFEAIWREHEQTGLLRSVLSDRLSVAITQLDEELQKTELWDNIELRRSVLHDALPNLLLQKIGLDTILQRVPENYLRAIFGSYLASRFVYEYGSSPSQFSFFDFMTKRIAQLNAKHDS; this is encoded by the exons ATGGTCTCTCCCgcgccttcttcgtcgcctCTTTCCGACGGCCACCTCAATGGCAACAACACCCTTCCCATGCGGACGGGGCCGAAACTCTACGGGAGCAACGATGGTTCTCAGTCAGGAGCTGGAACTCCTCTTGGTTTCCAAAGACACCCCCACAACAAGATCCTTGACAATGTAGCCGGCTCCAGCGTGCGCCAACCATCGCCGCAGCCCACGCATCTGGCTATCCCCGGTGGTGGGCAGCATCGCATTCTCTCAGAGGAAGACCCCGGCTATGTGGCGGCCAAATtcgaagggaaggaaaagcaaatgGAGCAAG TTATGGatcagctggagaagaaaggcTTCATTCCCATTGAATTTGTCGTCGGGGAAACCGAGTGGTTCTACAACCAGCTCGGCATTGACGACACATACTTCCAGACCGAGTCTGTGGACGCTATCGTCACGCAGATTCTCTCACTATATGCTGCCAAGGTTGCAGCTTATGCCCGTGACGACAAGAAGCTCGAAATCAGGTTGGataaggaagcagaagatcatGCTGTCTACATTGATACCAGCAAGCCCGGTATCGCAACAGTCGAAGGCCCCGGCTATGAACAGCGGATTGATAAGAAGTATATCAACCCCTCAACTCAAGGCAACAGCTATCGTGTTGAGACCTTCCGTTCCCCCACACCTATCCCCGGTGATGATGGGCAACAGCTCCGTTGTTACTTCGTGTACAAGTGCCAGTTTGCCAACCCTAATCCCGATCCGTACGAGACCAATATCGATATCATCGGCGAAAAGAGGTTCCTGCAGAAAGCCACCCCTAACACCAAGGCGATCTACCAGGAAATCATCAGCAATGCCGTGAGCCGCTCTGGCCCAGTGATTGAGCTgtttgagattgagaagagCCGCGAAAAGAGACTGGTCATTGCCTACCGCCAAGGGTCTGCCATGGGGCTTTTCAGCGCGCTCTCCGATCTGTACCACTACTACCGCCTGACCAGCTCACGGAAGTACCTGGAGAACTTCTCCAACGGCATTACGGTGATTTCGCTTTACCTGCGTCCTCTCCCCAACAAGGAGATTGCCGCCAAGTATCCCCCGATTGAGGCCGCCATTCACCAGATCATCAAGGAAGTCTCCCTTTTGTACTGCATTCCACAGAACAAGTTCCAGCACCATTTCGCCAGTGGCCGCCTTAGCTTGCAGGAAACGATCTATGCCCACTGCGCCTGGGTGTTCGTGCAGCAGTTCCTGAACCGACTGGGCTCCGAATACATCTCCCTCACAGATCTTTTGGATTCGAACAACAGCGTCCATGCGGAGCTGTTGgcgaagatcaagaagaggTTGCGTACCGAGACGTTCACATCAGACTACATCTTGGAAATCGTCAACAAGTACCCGGAACTCATCCACAAACTTTACTTGGACTTCGCCAACACGCATTACGTGCAAACGCGGGGTCCCGCCGAGGATgacttcctccccaccctgAGTTACCTGCGTCTGCAGGTTGACGAGGTGTTGGACGGCCACAAGCTGAAGCAGCTCATTTCGAGTACTGCGGCCAATGAACATGACGAAATGGTCATGAGTGCCTTCCGCGTGTTCAACGCCTCCATCCTCAAGACCAACTTCTTCACCCCAACCAAGGTTGCTCTCAGCTTCCGACTCAACCCCGACTTCCTGCCGGAACATGAGTATCCCCAGCGCCTCTACGGTATGTTCTTGGTAATAAGCTCCGAGTTCCGTGGATTCCACTTGCGATTCCGGGATATTGCTCGTGGCGGCATCCGTATCGTCAAGAGTCGGAACAAGGAGGCCTACAGTATCAATGCGCGCTCACTGTTCGACGAGAACTACAATCTTGCCAATACCCAGCAACGCAAGAACAAGGATATCCCCGAAGGTGGCGCAAAGGGTGTGATCCTGCTTGACGTTAACCACCAGGATAAGGCCCGCGTGGCTTTCGAGAAGTACATCGACAGTATCTtggacctgctgctgcctcctgTCAGCCCGGGAATCAAGGACCCGATTGTGGACTTGCATGGCAAGGACGAGATTTTGTTCATGGGACCCGACGAGAACACGGCCGAATTGGTCGACTGGGCCACGGAACATGCCCGCAACCGCGGTGCCCCCTGGTGGAAGTCGTTCTTCACGGGCAAGAGCCCCAAGCTCGGCGGTATCCCTCACGATACCTATGGCATGACGACCCTGTCGGTCCGTCAGTATGTGCTTGGTATCTACCGCAAGCTGAAGATCGACCCGAGCACCATCCGCAAGCTGCAGACTGGTGGGCCTGACGGCGATCTGGGCTCTAATGAGATCCTCCTGTCCAATGAGAAATATACCGCCATTGTCGACGGGTCCGGTGTGATCGTTGATCCCCAGGGTCTGAATCATGAGGAGCTTGTCAGACTCGCCAAGAAGCGGGCAACCATCTCTGAGTTCGACCTGTCGAAGCTCTCACCCAAGGGTTATCGGGTTCTGGTCGATGAAAGTAACGTCCATTTGCCAAGTGGCGAGCTGGTCCACAATGGTATGATTTTCCGCAACCTATTCCATCTGCGTCGTGACCAGCAATATGATACATTCGTGCCTTGCGGTGGACGACCGGAGTCTATTGATCTCTCCACTGTTGGCAAACTCATCAAGGACGGAAAGGCCACCATCCCGTATATTGTTGAGGGTGCAAACCTGTTCATTACACAAGACAGCAAGCTTCGCCTCGAGAGGGCTGGTTGCATCCTGTTCAAGGATGCATCTGCCAACAAGGGAGGTgtaacatcctcctcattgGAGGTCCTGGCTTCCCTGTCtttcgacgacgaagagttTGTGGAGAACATGTGCATCCGCGAGGATGGTACCGTGCCCACATTCTACAGTGAATATGTCAAGCAGGTGCAGGAGGTCATCAAGTCGAACGCTACTCTCGAGTTTGAAGCTATTTGGCGCGAACATGAGCAGACAGGATTGCTTCGTAGCGTCCTGAGCGACCGTCTCAGTGTTGCCATCACTCAATTGGATGAAGAACTCCAGAAGACAGAGTTGTGGGACAATATTGAGCTTCGCCGCTCCGTCCTCCACGATGCTCTGCCGAACCTCCTTCTGCAGAAGATTGGTCTCGACACCATCCTTCAGCGG GTGCCCGAGAACTATCTGAGAGCCATCTTTGGCAGCTACCTTGCTAGCCGTTTCGTGTATGAGTATGGTAGCAGCCCGAGCCAGTTCTCCTTCTTTGACTT CATGACCAAGCGTATTGCGCAGCTCAACGCGAAACACGACTCTTAG